A single Uloborus diversus isolate 005 chromosome 7, Udiv.v.3.1, whole genome shotgun sequence DNA region contains:
- the LOC129226989 gene encoding sphingomyelin synthase-related protein 1-like produces MAVLELDRVCSWKTDDVKIWLERNNFEQYVTLLCDHHKIDGKALLTLSENDLKLPPLSIQVLGDIKRLAIAIHELRHSNPVILTQWKGSGDEPLLYQALNNGTKVRRRHHRREASDSSDLNTYGSEFSEDDMERSENSHRQLKPEVWKTAVGMVYFFSVTWITAIVMVIVHDRVPDMQTYPPLPDIFLDNIPYMPWAFSMCELTGIILFLIWMAILFFHKHRFILLRRMFSLFGSVFLLRCITMIITSLSVPGKHLECKARSYGAWSDKIRTAFFIWLGGGMSIQGVRTCGDYMFSGHTVALTLLNFFITEYTPRSMYYLHTFTWVLNIFGVFFILAGHEHYSIDVFIAFYISTRLFLYYHALANNRAFVRDDRRRTRIWFPLFYFFESGVEGPVPNEYEWPVRIPHKLQRIMSQLFV; encoded by the exons atgGCGGTCCTGGAGTTAGATCGAGTCTGTTCATGGAAAACAGATGATGTCAAAATATGGCTTGAGAGGAACAACTTTGAGCAGTATGTGACGCTTCTGTGTGACCATCATAAGATTGACGGAAAAGCTTTGCTGACTCTATCTGAAAATGATTTGAAGTTGCCGCCGTTATCAATACAG GTTCTTGGCGATATCAAACGCTTGGCAATTGCAATTCACGAACTACGACATTCGAATCCTGTCATACTGACACAGTGGAAAGGATCAGGGGACGAACCACTGTTATATCAAGCACTCAACAATGGAACTAAAGTCCGCAGGCGACATCACAGAAGAGAGGCCAGTGATTCGTCGGACCTCAACACTTATGGCAGTGAATTTAGCGAAGATGATATGGAACGTTCAGAAAATTCTCATAGGCAG ctgaAACCTGAAGTATGGAAAACAGCTGTTGGCATGGTGTACTTTTTTAGTGTCACATGGATCACAGCCATAGTGATGGTCATAGTTCATGATCGTGTGCCTGATATGCAAACGTATCCACCTCTTCCAGATATCTTTTTGGACAACATTCCCTATATGCCCTGGGCATTTAGCATGTGTGAGCTCACTGGCATCATCCTTTTCTTGATTTGGATGGCCATTTTATTCTTCCATAAGCATAG ATTTATTCTTCTAAGGAGGATGTTTTCATTATTTGGTTCTGTATTTTTATTACGATGTATAACGATGATCATCACATCTCTTTCTGTTCCTGGGAAGCATTTGGAATGCAAAGCAAGG TCTTATGGAGCCTGGAGCGATAAAATTCGTACAGCTTTCTTCATCTGGCTTGGTGGAGGTATGTCCATTCAAGGAGTGAGAACGTGTGGAGATTATATGTTCAGTGGACATACTGTTGCGCTAACACTTCTAAATTTTTTCATTACTGAAT ATACACCAAGAAGTATGTACTATTTGCATACATTCACGTGGGTTCTCAACATCTTTGGTGTCTTTTTTATTCTTGCTGGACATGAGCACTattcaattgatgtttttataGCATTTTACATATCCACTCGCCTTTTCCTCTATTACCACGCATTAGCAAATAACAGAGCATTTGTTCGCGACGACAGAAGACGAACTCGAATCTGGTTTCccctattttatttctttgagtCTGGGGTCGAAGGTCCCGTGCCAAATGAATACGAATGGCCTGTTCGAATCCCCCACAAATTGCAGAGAATTATGTCTCAGTTGTTTGTTTAA